Part of the Vibrio ishigakensis genome, AATGTCTGCCTTAGCTGTTCAATCTCTGCGGTCATTCCGACTCGAATTTGAATTCTGTCTAGTCTCTGTTTTGCTTGCTCTAAATGACCAAAACGAATGGCCAACTTAACAAGCTCAATATCACTGCGATAACGGTTTGGTTGATGCTGCAAAGACTTAATAAAAAAGCCCTCTGCCCTTTGCCACTGCTCCATTTTCAATGCGCAGAGGCCGGAGTTTTCATAACTCGCTGCAACCTGGCTATAGCCATCTAGTTGTATCGCTTTATCAAATTGTTGCAACGCCTCGGAGTAGCGATGCTGACGACATAAAAAGACGCCAAAATCATTTAGTAGATCGCCATCATAGGGTGAGAGTCTTAGTGCTCTTTGATACCAATCTTCAGCCTGGTTAGTCTCTGAAACTTGTTGATAATAATAGGCTATTGCAGACGCGGCACGAACATATTTCGGCGCATATTGAAGTGCGAGATCTAAATTTTGCTTTGCCCTGACAGTATCGTTCGCTTTGAGGTAGCTCAAACCCAGTTCGATACGTGCGTCGGCAGCTAAGAGGGGGTCAAATTTCGCGTTTCCATCTGCTCTTTTCACTGTAACACAGCCTAAGCAGAGACTGAGGAAAAAAAGTGTGATCGATGCTTTAAACATAGGGTTCTCCGGCGTTGCGCCAAAGAACCCAAACCCTTTTATGAAACTCGTTTTATAGAGTTTTTACTGGGATATCACCCTGCACACTCTCTTCAGAGCGAGCTTTTTGAGTACGCTTGGTACGGTCGATAACATCGCCCACTAGCTGACCACAAGCTGCATCGATATCATCACCGCGGGTCTTACGTACCGTCACAGTGTAATCGTATTGCATCAAGGTCTTCATGAAGCGGTCGATACGTGAGTTACTTGGCTTCTTATAAGGTGAGCCAGGATATGGGTTAAATGGAATCAAATTGATCTTAGCTGGGGTATCTTTCAGCAGTTCTGCGAGTTGTCTCGCATGCTCCATATCATCGTTTACATGGTCTAGTAGGATGTACTCGACAGTTACCTTACCTCGGTTTGCGTTTGAAGATGCAATATAACGACGCACAGAAGCTAGGAACTCTTCGATATCCCAACGATCGTTAATTGGCATAATCTGGCTGCGCAATTCATCAGTAGGTGCGTGTAGAGAAATAGCTAGCGCAACATCGATATTGCCAGTCATCTGGTCAAGACCCGATACTACGCCCGACGTTGAGACTGTCACGCGACGCTTTGATAGACCAAAGCCAAGATCATCAAGCATGATCTCAAGGGATGGCATCAGGTTCTTCATGTTAAGCAGTGGCTCCCCCATGCCCATCATTACCACGTTGGTAATTGGGCGACGACCTGTCTCTTTCTCAAGACCAATCTCACGGGATGCACGCCAGATCTGACCTACGATTTCAGACACGCGTAGGTTACGATTAAAGCCCTGCTGCGCCGTTGAACAGAATTTACATTCCAGTGCACAGCCTACTTGAGAGGAAACACACAAGGTTGCACGATCACCATCTGGGATATACACGGTTTCAACGTCTTGATCGCCAACGCGCATCGCCCACTTGATGGTGCCATCATTTGAGTACTGAGCTTCAGATACATAAGGTGCACGGATCTCGGTAAGACGCTGCAATTTTTCACGCAACTTCTTGTTGAGGTTAGTCATTTTCTCGAAGTCATCACAACCAAAGTGATACATCCACTTCATTACTTGATCGGCGCGAAACGCCTTCTCGCCTAGCTCATCGGCAAAGTACTTGCGCAGCCCTTGGCGGTCAAAATCAAGTAGGTTAACTTTTGCTTGGGTCATGGTGCCTCTCAACGACAAACAACAAATCTTGGGGCGCGAATTGTACAGCCTTTGTGCAATTACAACAAGTGATATGTGATCGTGATCTTATGTTACAGGCATAAAAAATCCCAGCCTGAGCTGGGATGATTCTCCATACAAAACCTAGGGTTATGGTCTTGCGTGCACCTCTGAAGGTGGGAAGAAGAACTCGATCTCACGCGCTGCAGACGCCGGGCTGTCTGAGCCATGTACTGAGTTGTGACGCATGCTCAAAGCATAGTCTGCACGGATAGTGCCACAGGCTGCTTCTTCTGGGTTGGTTTTACCCATCAACTCACGGTAGCGAGTGATAGCATCTTCACCTTCCAGTACCTGAACCATGATAGGACCAGAGGTCATAAACTCTTTAAGTGCGTCGAAGAAAGGCTTGCCTTCATGCTCCGCATAGAAGCCACTCGCTTGCTCTTCATTTAGGTGCACCATCTTTGCACCTACAACGCGCAATCCAGCCGCTTCAATGCGTTGGTAGATAGCGCCAATTAGGTTACGTTTCACAGCGTCGGGCTTAATGATGGAAAATGTTCTTTCTATCGCCATTTTATTTCCTTATCGCGTTTTTATTATTGTCTTGGTTTTGCCAAATCAGGCTTCCAAATATGGGCTCAAGAGCGAGCCCATGATCACAATCGAATCTATTTATTATTGGCTAACCAATAGGTTAGCTAGGGTGCGGATACCTGTACCTGTACCGCCTGCTGACCATTTGTCGTTTGCAGACTTACGGTAGGTTGCCGCGCAGTCAAAGTGCAGCCAGCCTTGCTTGTAGTCTTCTACAAAGTAAGACAAGAAAGCCGCAGCCGTTGATGCACCCGGTACATAGTCGCCTGTGCTGATGTTAGATAGATCAGCAAAGTTTGATGGCAGCATACCGCGGTGGAAGTCAGCCAATGGCAGTTGCCATAGACCTTCACGCTCTTCCTGAGCACAAGCAAGCGCTTGCTCTGCCAGAGCATCATCGAAGCTAAACAGCGCATGGTAGTCATTACCAAGTGCATTCTTAGCCGCACCGGTTAGAGTTGCACAGTCGATGATAAGTTCAGGGTTTTGTTCGCTAGCGTAGATCAGGCCATCCGCTAGGACTAATCGGCCCTCAGCGTCGGTGTTCATGATCTCAACGGTTTTACCATTCTTATAGGTGATGATGTCGCCAAGCTTGAGTGCACGACCCGAGATCATATTTTCTGCACAACAAAGGATCAGCTTCACGCGCTTATCAAGACCACGAATGATAGACAGACCAAGACCGCCAGTGATGGTTCCTGCACCACCCATGTCCGCCTTCATTGCGGTCATAAAACCAGATGGCTTGATGCTGTAACCGCCTGAGTCAAAGGTGATGCCTTTACCTACTAGACACGCCATTACTGGAGCTTCAGGGTCGCCAGTTGGGTTGAAATCCAGTTGCAGCATAGCTGAAGTGCGCTCAGAGCCGCGACCTACAGCATAGATACCTTCCCAACCTTCGGTCAGTAGATCTTTATCTTTTACGATGCGATAAGTCACGTGATCCGGTGCCAGTGATTTGATGAACTCACCAGCCATAGTCGCTAGTTGACGCGGTGCTACTTCTTCTGCGCTCTTGTTGATGATATCGCGAGTCCAGTTAGCAACCTTGATGC contains:
- the pilW gene encoding type IV pilus biogenesis/stability protein PilW, whose product is MFKASITLFFLSLCLGCVTVKRADGNAKFDPLLAADARIELGLSYLKANDTVRAKQNLDLALQYAPKYVRAASAIAYYYQQVSETNQAEDWYQRALRLSPYDGDLLNDFGVFLCRQHRYSEALQQFDKAIQLDGYSQVAASYENSGLCALKMEQWQRAEGFFIKSLQHQPNRYRSDIELVKLAIRFGHLEQAKQRLDRIQIRVGMTAEIEQLRQTLTAEQT
- a CDS encoding bifunctional tRNA (adenosine(37)-C2)-methyltransferase TrmG/ribosomal RNA large subunit methyltransferase RlmN — translated: MTQAKVNLLDFDRQGLRKYFADELGEKAFRADQVMKWMYHFGCDDFEKMTNLNKKLREKLQRLTEIRAPYVSEAQYSNDGTIKWAMRVGDQDVETVYIPDGDRATLCVSSQVGCALECKFCSTAQQGFNRNLRVSEIVGQIWRASREIGLEKETGRRPITNVVMMGMGEPLLNMKNLMPSLEIMLDDLGFGLSKRRVTVSTSGVVSGLDQMTGNIDVALAISLHAPTDELRSQIMPINDRWDIEEFLASVRRYIASSNANRGKVTVEYILLDHVNDDMEHARQLAELLKDTPAKINLIPFNPYPGSPYKKPSNSRIDRFMKTLMQYDYTVTVRKTRGDDIDAACGQLVGDVIDRTKRTQKARSEESVQGDIPVKTL
- the ndk gene encoding nucleoside-diphosphate kinase → MAIERTFSIIKPDAVKRNLIGAIYQRIEAAGLRVVGAKMVHLNEEQASGFYAEHEGKPFFDALKEFMTSGPIMVQVLEGEDAITRYRELMGKTNPEEAACGTIRADYALSMRHNSVHGSDSPASAAREIEFFFPPSEVHARP
- the pepB gene encoding aminopeptidase PepB translates to MSTMQVKLSTEQAAAHWGANAILSFDGESATIHIGKGHDQGAIQKAGRKLDAQGIKQTSLVGEGWGLEEIWSFQQGYRNAKKNNQLEWQALAEADQVELEGRIKVANWTRDIINKSAEEVAPRQLATMAGEFIKSLAPDHVTYRIVKDKDLLTEGWEGIYAVGRGSERTSAMLQLDFNPTGDPEAPVMACLVGKGITFDSGGYSIKPSGFMTAMKADMGGAGTITGGLGLSIIRGLDKRVKLILCCAENMISGRALKLGDIITYKNGKTVEIMNTDAEGRLVLADGLIYASEQNPELIIDCATLTGAAKNALGNDYHALFSFDDALAEQALACAQEEREGLWQLPLADFHRGMLPSNFADLSNISTGDYVPGASTAAAFLSYFVEDYKQGWLHFDCAATYRKSANDKWSAGGTGTGIRTLANLLVSQ